The Triticum aestivum cultivar Chinese Spring chromosome 3A, IWGSC CS RefSeq v2.1, whole genome shotgun sequence genome includes a region encoding these proteins:
- the LOC123063775 gene encoding zinc finger protein 2-like, which translates to MSFSWAGVPLWLAIAGGAHPRWTLETPLPATAALVAMTLAPMRSPPPSSSSFWAEGDAAAGHGGPGGHDGEARSRRLFSCLFCDKKFLKSQALGGHQNVHKKERAGSWNPRLYLQSDHGDRPATAAANAPARWPNARLDDDGEKQLQQLDLNVKL; encoded by the exons ATGTCCTTCTCATGGGCTGGTGTTCCTCTGTGGTTGGCTATAGCCGGTGGGGCCCACCCGCGGTGGACGTTG GAGACGCCGCTGCCGGCCACGGCGGCCCTGGTGGCCATGACGCTGGCCCCCATGAGATCAccaccaccatcctcctcctccttttggGCTGAAGGAGACGCCGCTGCCGGCCACGGCGGCCCTGGTGGCCATGACGGCGAAGCGAGATCGAGGCGGCTGTTCTCGTGCCTCTTCTGCGACAAGAAGTTCCTCAAGTCTCAGGCGTTGGGGGGCCACCAGAATGTGCACAAGAAGGAGCGGGCCGGCAGCTGGAACCCTCGCCTCTACCTACAATCCGACCACGGCGACCGGCCGGCCACCGCGGCGGCAAATGCGCCGGCGAGATGGCCAAATGCGCGCCTTGATGACGACGgcgagaagcagttgcagcagcttgaTCTCAACGTCAAGCTTTAA